The following nucleotide sequence is from Parcubacteria group bacterium.
AACTGCGCGGAAGAAGACGCGGCTGACGCTAGACGCGTTGCTGGCGTTTTGGGCATTCCTTTTTATATTTTTAACTTTGAAAACGAATATAAAAAATCGGTGATTGATTATATGATAGATGGATATAGAAGGGGAGAAACACCAAACCCCGATATAATGTGCAATAAAGAAATTAAATTTGGTTTGTTTTTAAAGAAAGCGTTCAAACTTGGCGCCGATTATATTGCCACCGGGCACTACGCCCGCCTAACACACAACACACAACACATAACACATAACAAAAACAAAAATGTTGCATGTTGCATGTTGCATGTTGCGAAAGATAGCAACAAAGATCAGACGTATTTTTTATGGACGCTTACCCAAAAACAGTTAAAACATTGCTTGTTTCCAATTGGCGATTACGTCAAGCCGCAAGTTCGCGCGCTGGCAAAAAAATATGATTTGCCGACGGCAAAAAAACCGGATTCGCAGGGGGTATGCTTTGTCGGTGAAATTGATGTTGCGGAATTTTTGAAAGAACAGCTTGGCAAAAAACCGGGGCCGATTTTAACTTTGGCGGGGGAAAAAGTTGGAATACACGACGGCCTTTCTTTTTATACTATTGGCCAGAGAAGAGGCATCGGTTCAACCGGCGGCGGAACGCCCTATTATGTTGTCAGGAAAGACCATAAAAAAAATACCATTTTTGTAACCGAAGCTGAGAATACAGCGCTCTTTTCTAAAGAACTAACAGCGCGAAATTTAAATTGGGTTTCTGGCAAAGCGCCAAAATTACCAATTAAATGCTTAGCGCGTGTCAGGTACCGCCAACCTCTACAAAAAGCAACAATTTATAATAAACAATCGATTGTGTTTGATGAACCGCAAAGAGCTATAACTCCCGGCCAAAGCGCCGTATTCTACAGCAAAGACGGTGTAATGCTTGGCGGCGGGATTATTGACAGATGATAAAAATCATGTTTAATTTATAATTATTCAGTTGTTTAAAAATGTATTAAAAGGAGGCAGAGACATGCCAATTTACAGTGCGGAATACGCTCAAAGAATACGAGGCTACCTCTTCGGCTACATAGACCGCAGTACTTTTGAGCGGTATGATAGAGAATTTGATTTTTTTTCAAGTTACGCAAAAGAAGCTGGTGGACAAGTTTTGGAATTGGCCTGCGGCGCTGGGCGAGTAATGATGGAACTAGCCAAGCGCGGTTTTACGGTTTTTGGCATTGAAGCTTCCCCACACATGCTTAAATTGGGAGTTGATGCTGTAAAAACATTGCCCTTACCGGTTCAAAGAAGGATTCATTTTATCCAAGGCGATATGCGGCAATTCGCATTCAAGAAAAAATTTCCTCTAATTATAATTCCATATAACAGTTTTGGGTTCAATCTTGATAAGCAGGAAGGCGAAGTATGTATTTCGTGTATTATGGATAATCTCGAACCTAATGGAATTTTTATTATTGATACGCCGTTTCACAACCACGTTGGTTGCGATGAGACTTGGTGGAAAAAAATAGCTAATAAATATAGTTTTAGTTATGAATTTAAAGATTACGTTCCTGAATTTAATCCGAGATATACTATTCCCAACGTTATTTTAGGAAGAAAAATTTAGATTCCACGAACCCATGCAAAATTTGACATATAGTATGTTTATTCTTATACTATAAAAATTCTTTAAAATTATGAGTTCATAAACTTATGTCGTCAGTATGTTTGCACTGACGATTTTTTATTTAAATAAAAGAGGGACTTAATTATCCCTCGTTACGTTCTTCTTTTGAAAGCCGAGGCGGCGCTATTTCTCTATGAAAAAAATCACACATAATGCGATTTATTTCAGCCCAGTTATCTCCATAAACACAATGGTGATGGGGGCATAGCTCGGCGTTACCGCTAAGCTGAAGTCCGCACGACGCGCAAAGAGACATTGCCTCCTCCTTTTTAGCTTTGTTATAATTTTATTAAAGATAACTTTATTTTACTTATTGAACCGAGATTGTGTCAAGCCGTATTGAATGTTAAAATTAACCTCATGACGTCTCAAGAAATCAGAAAAAAGTTTTTAGAGTTTTTTGAAAGCAGGGGACACAAAATTGTACCCTCTTCTTCTCTTGTGCCTAAAGACGACCCGTCGGTGCTTTTAACAACCGCCGGAATGCAGCAATTCAAGCCGTATTTTACCGGCGATAAGGACCCTATAAAGGATTTTGGGTCGCGGCGAACTGCTTCAATACAAAAATCTTTCCGTACTTCCGATATTGATGAAGTTGGAGACGAATCGCACCTGACTTTTTTCGAAATGCTGGGACATTTTTCTTTCGGGGATTATTTTAAGAAAGAAACCATTGAATTGACTTTTGAGCTTCTTACTAAAATTTTTGAGATTTCAAAAGAGCGGATATCAGCCTCGATTTTTGAAGGGGATCAAAAAATTCCAAAAGATCAAGAATCATACGACGCTTGGCTGCGATTTTTGCCGGCGGAAAAAATTAAGCTCGGCAAACGAGAAGACGGTAACGTTTGGGGACCGGCCGGGCCGGAAGGTCCTTGCGGTGCATGCAATGAAGTTTATGTTGACGGATTGGAAGTAGCCACCTTGGTTTTTATGGAATACTTTTATTCAAAAGGTGATGTTTTTACGCCTTTAAAACAAAAAGGGGTGGATGTTGGCTGGGGATTTGAGCGACTTGTAAAAGTCATTCAGAACGCGCCGACGGTTTTTGAGACAGATTTATTTGAGCCGATTATACAGTTGATTCCCCACCGTAATATTGAAAATGAAGCTCGTTCGGTTCGAATTATCGTCGACCATGTAAGAGCTACTGTATTTCTTGTCGCCGATGGCGTTTTACCATCGAATACGGAACAAGGATATATTTTGCGACGACTTTTACGTCGCGCTATTCGCCATGGCCTTATTTTAAATCTTTATAAAAACTTTTTAACCCCTTTATCGCAAAAAGTTATAGAAATTTATAAGGAATTTTATCCGGAATTATCTATTAAAAAAAATGACATTCTGACAGTTATAGAAAAGGAGGAAGAAAAATTTTCTAAAACATTGGCATTGGGAATTAAAGAATTTGAAAAGACTGCCGCTTCGGGAATAATTACAGGTAAAGATATTTTTCGTCTTTACGAAAGTTTCGGATTTCCTCCGGAACTGACAAAAGAGTTGGCAAACGAAAGAAATATAAGATTTGATGAATCTGAGTTAAAAGAGGCAATGGAAAAACACCAGGAAATTTCCCGTGCCGGCGCTGAAAAGAAATTCGGCGGGCATGGTATTGGCTCGGTTCAGAATAAGGAATCGGCGGAAAAAATTACACGACTTCATACCGCAACCCATTTATTACATCAAGCCATTCATGATATTTTAGGCAGTGAAGCCGACGTTAAACAAATGGGTTCCGACATTACGGAGGAAAGAACCAGATTCGACTTTACGTTCCCAAGAAAACTGACACCGGAGGAAATTAAAAAAATTGAAGATATCGTGAATGAAAAAATAAAAATGAACTTGCCGGTTATAGCGAGAAAAATGCCGAAAGAAAAAGCACTCGAAATCGGCGCTCGCGCTTTCTTTAAGGAAAAATACGATGAGGAGGTAAATGTTTATTCAATTGGCGACCCTGATTTATCAAAAGCCTATTCAAAAGAGTTCTGTGGCGGCCCTCATGTTAATTCCACGGGAGAAATAGGCCATTTTAGAATTATTAAAGAAGAAAGTTCTTCGGCCGGAGTGCGAAGAATCAGAGGGGTTGTGGAATAGTAAAAATTTTGTGTTATACTTAAACGTAGAAGCAAGCTAACAAAAATGCCCGAAGGTTTTGAAATAATTCGCGCCAGAATCAAAGATGACATTCCGGTCTTAATTGACCGTATTTTACGGTCAAAGCAGAAGGAAATTATTTTGGTTTTGCCAAAAAATTCTATCATTAGCGCCAATCCCGATTCTATTAAACTCTTGAAACAAGAGGCGGAGAGCGTTAATAAAACTTTATCGCTAAGTACGGAAAATAGCGATTTAAAATCATTCGCAAAAGAGTTTGATATTCTTATTTATAATTCCAATAAGATTCCTGCGGCATCCGTTGTCAAACAACCCGTAAAAATGAAACGAATGATGGATGTAATACCTCCTTCTTTTTTTAAAGAAAAAAAAATAGAAATAACGCCGGAGCCTGATCCGGAACCGATTGTAGAGCCCGAACTAGATGTAGCTGTGCCGCAAGAGCCGATTGTTTACGAAACCGAATATAGTAAGCCTTTAGATTCCCCAAACAACCCCGACTTGGAAAAAAATCTTGAAAATTTTTATGTCGGATCCGATAATGTTAAAATCAAGAAAAAAATATTTT
It contains:
- the mnmA gene encoding tRNA 2-thiouridine(34) synthase MnmA yields the protein NCAEEDAADARRVAGVLGIPFYIFNFENEYKKSVIDYMIDGYRRGETPNPDIMCNKEIKFGLFLKKAFKLGADYIATGHYARLTHNTQHITHNKNKNVACCMLHVAKDSNKDQTYFLWTLTQKQLKHCLFPIGDYVKPQVRALAKKYDLPTAKKPDSQGVCFVGEIDVAEFLKEQLGKKPGPILTLAGEKVGIHDGLSFYTIGQRRGIGSTGGGTPYYVVRKDHKKNTIFVTEAENTALFSKELTARNLNWVSGKAPKLPIKCLARVRYRQPLQKATIYNKQSIVFDEPQRAITPGQSAVFYSKDGVMLGGGIIDR
- a CDS encoding class I SAM-dependent methyltransferase: MPIYSAEYAQRIRGYLFGYIDRSTFERYDREFDFFSSYAKEAGGQVLELACGAGRVMMELAKRGFTVFGIEASPHMLKLGVDAVKTLPLPVQRRIHFIQGDMRQFAFKKKFPLIIIPYNSFGFNLDKQEGEVCISCIMDNLEPNGIFIIDTPFHNHVGCDETWWKKIANKYSFSYEFKDYVPEFNPRYTIPNVILGRKI
- a CDS encoding alanine--tRNA ligase, producing the protein MTSQEIRKKFLEFFESRGHKIVPSSSLVPKDDPSVLLTTAGMQQFKPYFTGDKDPIKDFGSRRTASIQKSFRTSDIDEVGDESHLTFFEMLGHFSFGDYFKKETIELTFELLTKIFEISKERISASIFEGDQKIPKDQESYDAWLRFLPAEKIKLGKREDGNVWGPAGPEGPCGACNEVYVDGLEVATLVFMEYFYSKGDVFTPLKQKGVDVGWGFERLVKVIQNAPTVFETDLFEPIIQLIPHRNIENEARSVRIIVDHVRATVFLVADGVLPSNTEQGYILRRLLRRAIRHGLILNLYKNFLTPLSQKVIEIYKEFYPELSIKKNDILTVIEKEEEKFSKTLALGIKEFEKTAASGIITGKDIFRLYESFGFPPELTKELANERNIRFDESELKEAMEKHQEISRAGAEKKFGGHGIGSVQNKESAEKITRLHTATHLLHQAIHDILGSEADVKQMGSDITEERTRFDFTFPRKLTPEEIKKIEDIVNEKIKMNLPVIARKMPKEKALEIGARAFFKEKYDEEVNVYSIGDPDLSKAYSKEFCGGPHVNSTGEIGHFRIIKEESSSAGVRRIRGVVE